CAGAGCAAGGTTTGCCGGTTAATATTAAAAAGGGTCAGTTTCTGTCTCCGTGGGAGATGCACTATGTTGTTGAAAAAGCACGTCAAGTCAGTGACGCGCTGATCATGGTGTGTGAACGAGGCGTGACATTTGGCTATAATAATCTTATTTCAGATATGCGTTCACTGGCTATCATGCGAAAAACACACTGTCCCGTTATCTTTGATGCAACCCATTCAGTACAATTACCGGGCAGTCACGCGGGGGTGTCTGGAGGACAACGTGAGTTTATACCTGTTTTAGCGCGTGCTGCGGTTGCAGCTGGAATTTCAGGCCTTTTTATGGAAACCCATCCAAAGCCTGAAAAAGCGTTAAGTGATGGACCTAATTCGTGGCCTTTAAATAAAATGGCCAAACTTTTAGAAACATTACAAGCATTAGATAAAGCCGTAAAAAAAACGAATTTAATAGAAACTACACTGTAGGTCGATGTGATGACAAAAATTACTGAGATTAATGCGTATGAAATTTTAGATTCACGCGGTAATCCGACCATTACTGCTGAAGTTATTTTGGATTCAGGTTTAAAAGCTGATGCAAGCGTGCCTTCTGGCGCGTCGGTAGGTTCAAAGGAAGCATTCGAGTTAAGAGATACTCAACGCGTGGATCGTTACCATGGTAAGGGTGTTTTAGGCGCGATTCAAAACGTCTTAGGACCCCTACGAAATCATTTAATTGGAAAAAATATTGATAAGCAGTCTCAATTAGATAACCTCATGCGAAAATTAGACGGTACGGACAATAAGTCAAAATTAGGCGCGAATGCTATTTTGAGTGTTTCGCTCTGTTTGCTGAAAGCGGCTGCTTTAGCGAGTCGTCAAACACTTTATGCGCATATCGCGGAGCTTATGGGAAAAACGGATAAAAAATACATCATGCCCGTCCCACAAATGAATATTATAAATGGAGGAGTTCATGCCGATAATGCGTTAGCCATACAAGAATTTATGATCTTACCACTCGGAGCCCCTACGTTTAGTGAAGCACTACGATGGGGAGTGGAAATTTTTCATTGTTTAAAAGCGTATTTAAAAAAACAGGGATTGAATACGAATGTAGGCGATGAAGGCGGATTCGCGCCGAATTTCCAAACTCACCAAGAAGCGATTGAGAGTATTTTAGAAGCCACTCAACAGGCAGGCTATCAACCAGGGGGCGATATCTATCTCGGTTTAGACGCAGCGAGTAATGAATTTTATGTGAATGGAAAATATTGTTTAGAAAATAAAACATTGGATACAGAAGCGTGGGTTCGCTATTTAGAGAATTTAGTGAAACAATACCCTATTATTAGTCTAGAAGACGGTATGGCAGAATCCGATGAAGCGGGTTGGATCCACTTAACACAGCAGCTGGGCAGAAAAATTCAATTGGTCGGTGATGACTTATTTGTAACCAATTCAACGTTATTGAAACAGGGAATCCATAAAAAATGTGCTAATGCCATTCTCATTAAGTTGAACCAGATTGGCACAGTGAGTGAAACCTTAGCGGTTATTTCACTGGCGAGGCACGCAGATTATGCAACCATTATTTCACATCGATCAGGTGAAACAGAAGATACCAGTATTGCTGATTTAGCCGTTGGAACAGGTGCAGGTCAGATAAAAACAGGCGCTTTATGTCGTACTGATCGAACGGCTAAATACAACCGTTTGTTGCGAATTGAAGCAGAGCTTTCAATTCAGAATCAGGTAGAATATGCCGGTACCCAATTTTTCTCGCGTTTTTTAATTTAATTCAATGAAGCCATTGATTATTATTTTAACCATGCTTTTTTTAAGCTTACAATACAAGCTGTGGTTTGTGAGAGAGGGCGTGTGGCAAGTGCATCAACTGAAAAAACAAATTGCTTCTCAAGTAAAAGAAAACAGGCAATTAAGTCAACGTAATCATGCAATGGTTACCGATATCTCCCATCTGAAGTCCGATGAAGCGGCACTGGAAGCGCATGCTCGACATGACCTGAATATGGTAAAGCCGAATGAATTATTTTATATATTAGTCGATAAAATACCTGAAAAGAAAAAAAAAGAACGAT
The DNA window shown above is from Rickettsiella grylli and carries:
- a CDS encoding septum formation initiator family protein, which codes for MLFLSLQYKLWFVREGVWQVHQLKKQIASQVKENRQLSQRNHAMVTDISHLKSDEAALEAHARHDLNMVKPNELFYILVDKIPEKKKKERLY
- the kdsA gene encoding 3-deoxy-8-phosphooctulonate synthase yields the protein MKLLNFEVGLDQPLFLIAGPCVVESEQLAMDTAGSLKEITDSLNIPFIYKSSFDKANRSSVRSFRGLGLTEGLRILDNVKKQLGVAILTDVHEDTPLNEVSHVVDVLQTPAFLCRQTNFIQKVAEQGLPVNIKKGQFLSPWEMHYVVEKARQVSDALIMVCERGVTFGYNNLISDMRSLAIMRKTHCPVIFDATHSVQLPGSHAGVSGGQREFIPVLARAAVAAGISGLFMETHPKPEKALSDGPNSWPLNKMAKLLETLQALDKAVKKTNLIETTL
- the eno gene encoding phosphopyruvate hydratase; the protein is MTKITEINAYEILDSRGNPTITAEVILDSGLKADASVPSGASVGSKEAFELRDTQRVDRYHGKGVLGAIQNVLGPLRNHLIGKNIDKQSQLDNLMRKLDGTDNKSKLGANAILSVSLCLLKAAALASRQTLYAHIAELMGKTDKKYIMPVPQMNIINGGVHADNALAIQEFMILPLGAPTFSEALRWGVEIFHCLKAYLKKQGLNTNVGDEGGFAPNFQTHQEAIESILEATQQAGYQPGGDIYLGLDAASNEFYVNGKYCLENKTLDTEAWVRYLENLVKQYPIISLEDGMAESDEAGWIHLTQQLGRKIQLVGDDLFVTNSTLLKQGIHKKCANAILIKLNQIGTVSETLAVISLARHADYATIISHRSGETEDTSIADLAVGTGAGQIKTGALCRTDRTAKYNRLLRIEAELSIQNQVEYAGTQFFSRFLI